ACGGTGACAGCCGTTCTTTCCAACGCTCACATTACTTGACAGCTTCGGAGTTGTATACATGTTCTGTGCAGTTGGAGTCTACCTTTGAGAAGATACCCAAATAACTACACTGACTGGTTGGTTGACGAGCCAGCTGGTCTCTATTGTACATTAGTTGAAAGAGGGAAGGCAGAGAAGACGCAGGAGACCTGCTGAACGATTGCTATCTggtttggtttttttttttttgattttAGAAAGAGAAAAGTTTCGCACGATTGATATCCATCGCTCCCAACGATCAGCACATTTGCACATCAAGAATCATGGCGCCTGACAAGACCCCAATCTTTCGGGCTGTAGCTACGTCTACACGGCCGCTATATCAGCTGCTTCGGTGTATTAACTTTGCTCCAAgagtccatgtccagataACTGAGGAAGGTATTCGATTTGCTGCAGACCATTCGAGGGTAATGCAAGGTAACTTATTTCCTCACAACTTCATGGTCCCGCAACCGTCACACGGCTAACTATTGTTTCAGGAGTTGCTTTTCTTGACAAGGCGCTGTTTTCAGCATATAGCCTCAACCTGCCACTCtctgacgatgacgaagcaGTCGATCTACCAAATTTCCaaatctccttggcatcATTTCTTGAAGTGCTCCAAATATTTGGAGCTGTGGATGTTGCGACTCGGGCGCAGAAGGCAGAGCAAGACCCTTATCGGAGTAACTTGAGAAATTACAGACCAGATGCATTCAGCAACCAAGCTCTTGGGATATCTGGCACCTGTACATTACTTTACGGCGAAGCAGGAGATGCTTTCAAAATCACCATTGAAGAAGCTGGGGTGAAGACCACGGCAGGATTGACGACATATGTGCCGGAATTGCCAGACGATATTCCATTCAATCGAGAGGAGATGTCGTTCAAAATAATCATGTCGTCGCGTTCCCTATTGGATTCCTTGGCGGAGATATCTCCCACGGCTCCTGACAAGCTGGCCATTATCGCCTCAAAGACGTCGCCCTTTTTGTCACTCGCTGGCACTGGTGACCTGGGAAGTTCCGCAGTAGATTTTGCTAGGGGCAGAGACTTGCTGGAGACTTTCACCATTGCCGACCGCTGGGCTCAGACGTACAAGTTCGACTTCATCAAAAATTCAACAGAGGCCATGCGTATCGCGAACAAGGTCAGTCTCCGGGGTGACGCACAGGGCGTCTTGAGTCTTCAGTTCATGGTAGAGATGGAAGGTGGTAAGCGAAGTTTTCTGGATTTTCGGTTTGTTCCCTTTATCACatacgacgaggaggacgagggcgagacTGATACAGGTATCGAGTTTGAAGAAGATTAGAGGCGCTTGGATGGCTAGGGTCCATGACAATTTCCCGCGAGCTCGACCTCTGATTGTCAAGGGGGAGAAAATGGGTAGAGCTCGAGTCGTGATATACATACCTAGAACTTGATCTGTCCGTATGTCAATCATGACTCTGAATTTGGTCTTTGTTAGTGTATCGACTCATAGTGTGCTTTATATGGCGTGTCATTCCCTTGCGTGCATTATTATGTGCTGTGACCCATCATTTTGCAATCGAGATCAACATTGACGCTTTTTCTCAGGACGTCTTTTTTCCCGAATACCGCAAGGGAAAGAACCAGCCATAGTTTATCAGCCAACTCCGTGCGTTGGCAAATCCTTGTGCAAATCCTGATCTTGCCCTGCGTGCATTAGGTAGCCGAGATCACCAGCATGGTCTGTCCCAGCACGTCCCTGCTCATGAGTCGCCTGGCCTATAATGGGCCGCGTAACCAGTCAGGACTGCAGTCGCCATAGACTCTCCCAATAAGAAGCAGCCATTTCTGGTCAACACTCCATTTGTCGCGCAAACTTGTGAATGTGTGCTTCGCGCTCCGTAGGTGTTGGCAGTATATACAACAGAATACGTATGTATACAGTTTACATCCCTCATACCTCCTGCAAAGCAGCGAATATGTAACCGTGGCTAGACGACGATAAGAATGCATAGAGCAATGTACATATTTACCAACACGACATGTGGAGTGGGCCAAGTATCCATTTGTACATAGACTTGCAAGGCAGGGCGTGGTGTCATGTAAAGGAGATTGGCCATTATGCAAAAATGCAAAGCTAGCCAACTCCTCGCTCGCAGGCGAGCATACTCCCAGATGGATGATTGACTCATGTCATTGACGCCACGAAATGAAATTGTGAGACTGCCCGACATGCTAGTACATACTAGACTTACATGCCGTTGTGCGGCATGGCTCAGGAATGGAGGCGTAATACGTCGCGcaggcaaggccaagggagGCGCGAGGGAGACGACGCAATCCCGCGAAATCCATTTATTAAAAGCCGCCCTTGCTGCCTTGGTTCTTCCCTACCTAGgccttataataatatactgtATTAAGAAGCACCGcagcagaaaaagaaagaaaaaacatACGGACTAGTGTCGATTCATTCGCTGGCACACGCTTTGCAATCGAAAGATCTCTACGGACAAACATGCTTCCCACCGACGCCGCGTCAAAGACAACCATGCCATCCTCCAAGGGCATCAGACTCCACGATGAGGAcgagaaggccaagaaggccaacAGCCGGGGCAAATGTCTAAGCGCTGTTGCCGCATTTCCCGGCCTAATAGTCGCGTCCATGGGCCAGTTTTTCGCAGCATGCTGCAGCTGCACGAGGCCCAcggacgacgaggcccagGATGATTGCGAAACACTACTCGACGGTAAAATTATTCCATTTCCTAGGCACGCTGCGTCGTCGTTTCTACGGACTGGGACGCCGCGAAGGATGAGAGAGGCCAATCATGTTCTATAATGGGAACGGAGCACTGGTGCAGAA
The DNA window shown above is from Metarhizium brunneum chromosome 1, complete sequence and carries:
- the rad1 gene encoding DNA damage checkpoint control protein rad1 produces the protein MAPDKTPIFRAVATSTRPLYQLLRCINFAPRVHVQITEEGIRFAADHSRVMQGVAFLDKALFSAYSLNLPLSDDDEAVDLPNFQISLASFLEVLQIFGAVDVATRAQKAEQDPYRSNLRNYRPDAFSNQALGISGTCTLLYGEAGDAFKITIEEAGVKTTAGLTTYVPELPDDIPFNREEMSFKIIMSSRSLLDSLAEISPTAPDKLAIIASKTSPFLSLAGTGDLGSSAVDFARGRDLLETFTIADRWAQTYKFDFIKNSTEAMRIANKVSLRGDAQGVLSLQFMVEMEGGKRSFLDFRFVPFITYDEEDEGETDTGIEFEED